The genome window GGTTTCCTTCATATTTTTCGAACGGACCCATGGGAAAACGAATCGTGCCAGCGATACGTTGAGACTTTTGCATCACTCTCTCCACTCCTTCAAAGATGAAATGTTCATGACGGGATTACATTATCCCCTGTTCCGACTTGCGGCTACTATCCGTCCAAAGTGCCGCCGCGCCTAATACACCGGCATCCTCTCCCAATGATGCCGGCACCACTTCGCACGTTCCTCGAAACGGCGCCATCAAATAACTCTCCAACTGCTCTCGCAACAATGGAAACAGCATATCGCCGGCACGACTGACACCGCCACCCACCACTATTTTTCCAGGATTGAAAATATGGATCAGGTTGGACAGCCCGATCGCCAAGTAAAGTACCGTTTGACGAATGATGATTTCGGCCTGGGCATCTCCCATCCGATATGCCTCAAACACGTGTTCCGCGCGGACCAGCCCGCCATCTTCCATAGCGAGTGAATGAATCAACGACGACGGATCCGTATTTTGACCGAATTTCGCAATGGCCGTACCCGACGCCAGCGATTCCAAACATCCTTTTCTACCGCACCCACAAGGCGGACCTTCCGGATCAACAATGGTATGGCCAATCTCTCCGGCAAACGTATTTTCGCCGCG of Polycladomyces subterraneus contains these proteins:
- a CDS encoding ROK family protein, yielding MKSLYVGIDLGGTKIAGALVDRDGSLLRRIRLETRAEQGPQPVIDRLVEAVIQLTDGVRSSVKGVGVAAPGPLDSRSGVVFSPPNLPGWMDVPLRQVLEDRLGIPVKLENDANAAAWGEYWFGAGQRKGTMIYLTVSTGVGSGLVLDGRLFRGENTFAGEIGHTIVDPEGPPCGCGRKGCLESLASGTAIAKFGQNTDPSSLIHSLAMEDGGLVRAEHVFEAYRMGDAQAEIIIRQTVLYLAIGLSNLIHIFNPGKIVVGGGVSRAGDMLFPLLREQLESYLMAPFRGTCEVVPASLGEDAGVLGAAALWTDSSRKSEQGIM